CCATTTAGTGCTTGAAATAAAAGGCATGTACTGCGCGTCTTGCGGTCCTGGCGTTGCAAAAATGATTTCAGAGATTGATGGGGTAGTTGTTTCAAGAGTAAGCAATGCAGATGATAAAGGTGAATTCATATATGATGCAAATAAGGTGAGTAAAGAGCACATCGTGAGTATGCTTAAAGACACTTACTCTGGAAAAGTCTTGTTAGATATGCCTGCACCAGAAGAAATGATCAACACTGTAAAAGCGCTAAAAAATAACTGACGATGGAACAAAAAGATTTTGGCATAAAAAAAGGCATGGGCTTTGGAGCAGCAGGCGCTGCAATTGCCTCACTGTGCTGTATAACCCCCTTAGTTATTGTATTTTTTGGGCTTGGAAGCTTATCTTTTGCATTGAGCTTTTCAAAGTATAAGCCATTTTTTCTTATTGCGGGGGCATTGTTTGTATTGTTCGCAATACTCATCAATGTAAGGAAAGAAGGCAGTGCCTGCTCAATAGATCCAAATGCAATCAAAAGAAAGAAGTACTTCATCGCAACAATTATTGTTATAATGGCGGTGATTTATTTATTAATGCAGTACTTTATATTGCCCTTACTTGGGAAGATTGTTTATGCATGATGCTGAAACTACGCCTTTAGGCACAACTAGAATTATACATCAATCATCTCAATCTCTATATTCAGGCCTTCAGGAATAGGAACGCGCATAACCAATCTCAAGGCTCTTTCATCAATGCCCAGGTCTATGAGCCTTTTGTGGATCCTCATCTCGTAATGGTCCCACATTGCTGTACCGCCGCCATCAGGGCCTTTTCTGGTGGTTAACCTGAGCTTTTTAGTAGGCAAAGGAATAGGGCCGCGCATATCGACTCCAGTTTTTTCAGCTATCTCTTGTATGCTTCTGCACACTTCATTTATCTGCTCTATGTTTGTGCTTGCTAGTTTTATTCTTGCTTTTTGCATTTTGGTTTCCTTGTTTTGTTGCTGAAGTCGTTTGCCGCATGATGAGCTTCAGTTCACCATGTCCCTAGTTAAAGGGAAAAAAGTTTAGGCCTTTTTGACCAAGTCAATACACATGCCGGCAGCGACTGTTGCTCCTGAATCACGCACAGCAAACCTCGACATATGCGGGATGTCCTTCTGCCTTTCAATGACCAACGGAACAACAGGCTTAACCTGTACAATTGCAGCATCCCCGTTTTTGATAAAATCAGGATTTTCCTGCAGTGTCTCGCCAGTTGCCGGGTTCAGCTTTTTCTTTATAGCTATTATTTGGCATGCTGTTTGTGAAGTGTGAATATGGAACACTGGCGTGTAGCCCACTGTTACAACAGTTGGATGGTTCAATACAACAATCTGCGCTGTAAACTCTGTTGCAACTGTTGGCGGATTGTCAGTATGGCCAAGAACATCGCCTCTCGTAATATCATTTTTGCCGATTCCCCTGACGTTAAATCCGATGTTGTCTCCTGGCTCAGCCTGCTGCATCTGCTCATGGTGCATCTCTATGGTTTTTACTTCTCCCTGCACGCCTTTTCCTTCTCTGCCAGGCATGAATACAACTTTGTCGCCAACTTTTATTATGCCAGTTTCAACTCTGCCGACAGGTACAACTCCGATTCCTGTGATGTTGTAAACATCCTGTATCGGAAGCCTTAACGGAAGTTGTGTTGGCTTTTCAGGAGGATTCAGATTGTCAATTGCCTCCATTAATGTAGGGCCTTTATACCAGGGCATATTCACTGACTTGTTTACAATATTTTCGCCAGGATAAGCTGCTGTTGCCAGGAACTGTATTTTGCTTGGGTCATAGCCAACGCTTTTCAATAATGCGCTTACTTCGTCCTTGACTTGAGTCCATCTTTTTTCATCAAACTTTGCCATGTCCATTTTGTTAATAGAAATTATTAATTGGTTGACACCCAATGTTCTTGCCAGAAAAACGTGCTCTTTTGTCTGAGCCTGCACACCGTCTCCCGGATTTGCGCTTACAACTAAGACGCCTGCATCTGCCTGGGCTGCTCCTGTAATCATATTTTTAATAAAGTCTTTATGGCCAGGAGCGTCAATTATTGTGAAATAGTATTTTGGCGTATTAAATTTCTGGTGGCTAAGGTCAATTGTAACTCCCCTTTCCTGCTCTTCTTTAAGATTGTCCATTACGAATGCAAATTCAAAGCCAGGCTTTCCAACTTCCTTTGCTCTCTCTTTTAGCTTTCTGAGTGTTGCCTCGTCAATATGCTTAGAATCGTACAATAATCTGCCGACAGTCGTTGATTTACCATGATCTACATGCCCGATAAATACAAGGTTTATATGTGTTTTTTCTTTTGCCATGTTTAAAACCTCCTATATGCTAAATATGCATTAAAAGGTATTTTGAGTTTATTTATAAAGGTTATGGTTGCTTCTTAAATATTGCTGAAAATGCGGTATTCTTGGCTTAATTTGAGTTTATTTATTAACTTTACGGTAGTTGCAAAATAAAAAGAATTATAAATACCCGAATATCTCTCTTGCCATGGAAATTGGCATTATTGGTTTGGGTGACATGGGGAAATTATATGCCCGCGAATTTTCTAGATGCGGTTACAGGGTTAATGGCTGTGATCTGCCTGAAAAAAGAAGTCAATTAGAGCAGGAATTGCAGGGAACTGGTGTTTGTATTTTAGATGACGGAATTGCTGTTTCTAGAAGAAGCGATTTTATATTTTATTCAGTAGAAGCAGAAAATATTGGCAGAGTTGTGAGGCAATGCAGCCCATCAACAAAACAAGGAGCAATAGTTGCAGGCCAAACTTCTGTCAAGACGCCCGAGATTGAAGCTTTTGAGAAATATCTGCCTGAAGACGCGAATATAGTTACTTGCCATTCTTTGCATGGCTCTTCAGTTAGCCCTGATGGGCAAGGCTTAGCAGTTATAAGGCACAGAAGTTCTGATTATGCTTATAAAAGGGCAATTGAAACTTTAAGTAAATTAGGCTCAAGAATTATAGAAATTCCAACTTATCAAGAGCACGATAGAATCACAGCAGATACGCAAGCAAACCCCCATGTAGGATTTGAGAGCATGGGAACAGCATGGAAAAATGCAGGTTTTTACCCTTGGGAAAGCCCATCTTATACTAATAGAATTGACAACATAAAGATATTGTTAATGCTGAGAATTTATGGCGGGAAAGCGCACGTATACTCCGGGTTAGCAATTCTAAATCCTTTTGCAAAGGAACAGATTAGCCAATATGCAAAATCAGAATCAGAATTGTTTAAATTAATGATTCAAGAAGATGAAAAACAGCTCAGAGACCGGATAAGAAAAGCAGGCGATTTTGTGTTTGGGAATGAAGATTCAACATTAGTATTGGACAAATTATTTAAAGAACCAAATGTTACGATACAATTTGGCTTAGGCAGCCAGCCAAAAAGAAAGCCAAATTCCCACCTAAGCCTTTTGGCAATGGTTGATGCTTGGTATCAACTAGGGATAAATCCTTACAAAAACAGAGTGTGCGAAACGCCCTTATTCAAGCTCTGGTTAGGAATTGCAGAATACCTATTCAGAACTCCTGAGCTTCTTGAAGAATCACTCCAAACAGCATTATTCGATAAAAAATTAAGAGGAGATGATTTAGAATTCCATACTGCTGTCAGGGAATGGTCTTCGATAATTGGTCGTGGCGATGTTGAAGGATATAAGCAGCAATTTAATGCCGCTAAGGAATTTTTTAAAGATAGAATTCCTGAAGGAATGAAAAGAAGCAACGAGCTTATTACGAAATTAGCTAGTTCAAAATAGGCAGTATTTGAACCTCAACCAGAAGTTTTTTATATTTCAATGAAATTTCAGGCTTATGGGGGATCTCGAAGCTAAATTAATCCGCACAATTAACCTTAACGGCAAAGATGTTGGTGTATTTCTCGCATTCAATAAACAGCAATACTGTGAAAACGATTTCTCTTTCGATTTTGGCAACTTGGTCAACGCATATAGCCGGAGAAAAAAGCCGAACGATCTAAAAAGAAACAGGCGCTTAATGATGGCAGCAAAAATCGATTCAAATATTTTTCTGGGAAGCCGCATTTTGTTTGCCGACTTTGAAAAGAAAGTTGAAACTATCTATGCAGAGATCTTCTTAGATATGCTAAAAGAATTTCCTTTGCCTTTGCATCTCGGGGAGCAGGCGCTTTTCCCGCCTAAAAAAATAACGCTTGAGGTGTCGAGGGCAATAGAGGATGAAGCAGAGAACACAGCGACAATCGATGAAAAAAACTCAACAAAAGAGCACTGCATAGTCAAGTATCACGGAAGGGCGTTGGCTGAGAGGCTTTTTCCAACATTCTTCCTTAATGGAGGGAGCATACAATCTATAAAAAAATCATCCCGTCATGAAATGGTGCATTTTATTGACCTGTTTACAATTAACAAAGCTGAAAGGGAAGGCTTAATGCTTCTTGAAGAACTAAATGCGCCTTATTCAGCAAGAAAGCTGTATTATCTGATATTTGAATTTCTTAAGGAAGCAAGGGCAACAACATATGAATTCATTGATTATCATAAGCTGATTTTTAAAGAAGAGAAAGGCAAAAATTTCAGAAACAGCATCATAGAAATGTGCAAAGAAAATGACATCGGCAGGGTTAAAGAGATTTACGATAAGAAAATAGATGATGTAACAGGCATTTACAGGCAGTCTTTTTTGGCTGCATTTGGCTTGGGCGCATCTTATGAAGGCTTAATAAACAAAAAAACAGAGCAAAGAGAAGATAAATTAATTATCACATGTTTGCCTCACGGCATCAGGGACAAGTTCATGAAGGACACTGCCCTGATTCATCCTATGAAATTTATTGAAAGTTCCGCCAAGGCATTTAATGAGCATCAGCTGGAATTTTATTGTCCATTAACTCCCCAATTTGTGCATTACGTTCTAGAAGAAACGTTAAAAGGAATGGAAAGAACAAACAAAGAAAAAATAAAAGAGCTTTTTTTCAATCAAACCTTGTAAACCATGTCATGCTCCCTTGCGTGATCCGCAACCTTTAGTCCAATGCTCTGGCCTGCTTTTGCTTCCTGTATCTTATCATGCTCTATTTGCATGCTTTCGACTCTTTGCCTGAAGTCAGAGGTTGCGCCCTTTACATGTATTTCGTCGCCGATTCTTAATGTGCCGTTGAGCTTGATCACCGCAACACCTATGTTTGTAAAGTAATGCGTTACAGCTCCAATTTCCTTTTCCTGCGGCTGTTCAGCTGCTTGTTTTGGAGCTCTGACTGCCTTTTTAACAGCTTTCTTGACAATCTTCTTCACAGCCTTCTGAACCTTTTTCACAGCTTTTGCTGCTTTCTTAGCAGGCTTTTTGTATTTTTTCACAACTTTTCTTGCCAATTTTACTGCCTTTTTCTTTGACTTTTTAACCACGTAATATCACCCCATGCAGCATATAAAAGGAGCTATTTTATAAATTTTTGGGTTTTGGATAAGAAGTATGCGGTTTCTTGACTATTTCGTCCCGGGCAACGGCCTCTTGACAGTTATCGGAACAGCATCCTTTTCAAACTCGATCTTCGCAATATCAATCGGGTTGTAATGCAGCCTCTCAAGATCTTCCTTAGAAAGCTTAACCAGAAACGGGGCGCCCATTGAGATCTGCAATGCCCTGCTTCCGATGATCCTTACCTTTTCATACCTTGTGTATTTTATCGGTTCCTGGGGTAATTGTTTTGATTCTGCCATTCTGATATTTGGAAAACCAGTTTATTTTTAAATCTATCGGAAATCGAGATTTTAATTCCTTCCATTTCAATAAAATTCCTGACAATATGCTGATCTAAACCCTTGTCAAGCATCAATTCCAAAGCTGCCTGTTTATCGCTTCTTGCCGCTTCTCCGTTGACATGCGGCTCGACTTTTGTATCAAAGACATCAGCCACAGCAATGATCCTTGCAATAAGGCTAATATCCTCATCTTTTGTTTTGAAATAGCCCCTTTCATTAAGCCTCTCATGAGATAAGTAAACGCCAATTAAAATATCCCTGTCTTCACAGCCTTCTTCAACCAGCATTTCCATGCCATGATAAGGGTGAGGCCATAATTCATAAAATTCTCTCGGTGAAAGTTTCCCCTTTTTATTCAGAATTTCATCAGGCGTGTAGAACTTGCCAATATCATGATGTAGCGTAGCTTGATATGCTTTATAACTTAACTCATTAAGGCCTAATAACTTTAACTTGTTGAATAATTCAATAAGATAGTCATCTCCAGATTGAATGCAATCGATTAGCTTATTGGCTAATCTAAAGGCGTAACCAGCCGCTCTAATATTGTGCTTATATGTTTTATTGCTTTTTCCCTGCAGTTTCTCAAATTCCTTCCATATAGGCTCAAATAAAAATTTCATAAGGACGCAATTTAGGTTAAATTAATAAAGGTTTTGGATTAAGCAATTTCCAATAAAACTTCAATCTCCTTTAGCTTTTTGATATTTAGCTGATAGGCATCTCCGTGTTTTGTTTTTCCATAAAACGAGACCAATTCTTCTTTTATAAGGTCTTTGAGAACATCTTCTACAGATCCTTTCAGGTGAGAAGGGATTCCTGACATCAGCCTTTCGTACAATAAGTGACCTTTGCTAAATGCTTCATTAGAATATAGCTTCTTAAGGATATTCTTCTTTATCTTCTCATAGTCAGTTTTGGCTAATTTCTTTCCCATTAAATCTTTTTTAAAAACACAGAATATAAAAGACTTATTATTTTAATTAATATTCATAGCCAATATCGGCTAAAAATAGAAATATTTATATATAACTTGCTCTTCATTCTATTTACAATGGAAGGCAAAACAATATTTTTAAGGATTTTTGGAGATTCCCCCATATTGAGAGTGCTGGACTTTTTAGTGGTTAATGAGGACTTTGATTACAGCATGACAGATATAGCAGATCTTTCAGGCATTGGTTACTCCACACTTAAACTCTTCTGGGAAAAATTAGAAGAAGAGGGAGTAATAATAAAAACAAGAACAGTTGGAAAAGCCAAAATGTACAGGCTCAATTTAGCAAATCCTGTGATCAGGAAATTCAGAGAGTTCTATTGGGAAACAACAAAGCACCATGTGCATGAAAAAACCAAAGAAAGAGAAATAATAATTAAGCATTAAAATTGTAGAACTTTAACTTACCCTATTGGCGGGATCGCTAAATCATAGTTAGTTTCAATAAGCGATTGAGCTAAAATTTTTAAGAATTAATAAAATAGGGCAGGCGTCTTATTTTCTACCTGCTAATCTTTGAATTAAATTTGGTTGATATTTTTTTAAATCGCTTAGTTTAGCACAATATTGAGAAAATGCTAATTTCCCCTTAAGAACATCTCTTGCAAATGCTTCATTTGGAAATGGACAAACCCAGGTTCTTCGCGTATATTTTTCTGTTACATCTTCGTCAATTGTCTGTTTTCCATCAACAAATCCAGCAACATTAAGTAGTTCTTCATCAGTTAATGTAAGAATTCTTTTTGTTGTCCTTCTTTCTTCTCCAACTTTTTCATCAAAATATAACTTTCCGAATTGTAAATCCCCATTTTTATCATATTGCCTGAAAGCATCTTTTTGGGTTGGAGTTAAATCAGGAACTAGACCCATCATAAATGTTTGAAGCTCATCTGCCGTGTATAAACCATTTTTTGGAGCAACCCAATAACTAACAATAT
This Candidatus Woesearchaeota archaeon DNA region includes the following protein-coding sequences:
- a CDS encoding 30S ribosomal protein S10; its protein translation is MQKARIKLASTNIEQINEVCRSIQEIAEKTGVDMRGPIPLPTKKLRLTTRKGPDGGGTAMWDHYEMRIHKRLIDLGIDERALRLVMRVPIPEGLNIEIEMIDV
- the tuf gene encoding translation elongation factor EF-1 subunit alpha; translation: MAKEKTHINLVFIGHVDHGKSTTVGRLLYDSKHIDEATLRKLKERAKEVGKPGFEFAFVMDNLKEEQERGVTIDLSHQKFNTPKYYFTIIDAPGHKDFIKNMITGAAQADAGVLVVSANPGDGVQAQTKEHVFLARTLGVNQLIISINKMDMAKFDEKRWTQVKDEVSALLKSVGYDPSKIQFLATAAYPGENIVNKSVNMPWYKGPTLMEAIDNLNPPEKPTQLPLRLPIQDVYNITGIGVVPVGRVETGIIKVGDKVVFMPGREGKGVQGEVKTIEMHHEQMQQAEPGDNIGFNVRGIGKNDITRGDVLGHTDNPPTVATEFTAQIVVLNHPTVVTVGYTPVFHIHTSQTACQIIAIKKKLNPATGETLQENPDFIKNGDAAIVQVKPVVPLVIERQKDIPHMSRFAVRDSGATVAAGMCIDLVKKA
- a CDS encoding prephenate dehydrogenase, which gives rise to MEIGIIGLGDMGKLYAREFSRCGYRVNGCDLPEKRSQLEQELQGTGVCILDDGIAVSRRSDFIFYSVEAENIGRVVRQCSPSTKQGAIVAGQTSVKTPEIEAFEKYLPEDANIVTCHSLHGSSVSPDGQGLAVIRHRSSDYAYKRAIETLSKLGSRIIEIPTYQEHDRITADTQANPHVGFESMGTAWKNAGFYPWESPSYTNRIDNIKILLMLRIYGGKAHVYSGLAILNPFAKEQISQYAKSESELFKLMIQEDEKQLRDRIRKAGDFVFGNEDSTLVLDKLFKEPNVTIQFGLGSQPKRKPNSHLSLLAMVDAWYQLGINPYKNRVCETPLFKLWLGIAEYLFRTPELLEESLQTALFDKKLRGDDLEFHTAVREWSSIIGRGDVEGYKQQFNAAKEFFKDRIPEGMKRSNELITKLASSK
- a CDS encoding translation elongation factor-like protein, coding for MGAVTHYFTNIGVAVIKLNGTLRIGDEIHVKGATSDFRQRVESMQIEHDKIQEAKAGQSIGLKVADHAREHDMVYKV
- a CDS encoding DNA-directed RNA polymerase subunit K, which produces MKYTRYEKVRIIGSRALQISMGAPFLVKLSKEDLERLHYNPIDIAKIEFEKDAVPITVKRPLPGTK
- a CDS encoding HD domain-containing protein, whose amino-acid sequence is MKFLFEPIWKEFEKLQGKSNKTYKHNIRAAGYAFRLANKLIDCIQSGDDYLIELFNKLKLLGLNELSYKAYQATLHHDIGKFYTPDEILNKKGKLSPREFYELWPHPYHGMEMLVEEGCEDRDILIGVYLSHERLNERGYFKTKDEDISLIARIIAVADVFDTKVEPHVNGEAARSDKQAALELMLDKGLDQHIVRNFIEMEGIKISISDRFKNKLVFQISEWQNQNNYPRNR